Sequence from the Fragaria vesca subsp. vesca linkage group LG4, FraVesHawaii_1.0, whole genome shotgun sequence genome:
TAAATCAATACAAACTAATGTAGAGACATTTAAGAACCAAATAAACTTTTATAAATGCGCTGAAAAGAGTACATCAAAGTCTCGAATATAAATTCGGAAAGAGAAAACAAAGTATGGCATACTAATGATGCCTTATTACAATACGACCTGGAAAAAACTAAAACAATCTAGCCGATGACATCAAAGTCAAGGGCGTCGAGACCGGAATCTTGTCCGTAAAAGTCTGCGACCTTAATAGTAACATTCTGTTCATCTCCATTGTTTTCTATGCAATTGACTTCCATCAATTCTCTATATTTCTTGTATGCGGCAGCAACATTCGTAGGAGCACGACAATTCTTGAACTAATGATCCGTAGATCCACATCGATTGCATTGACCAGAAGAAGAGCGAGCAGGCTGCTTCTTGGAGGGTGCGACACCGCCACTAGGCCGGTGGCACCACCATCTCGTCACCACACATTTGTTGTAATACCCTAGATTTTCATATTATTTTTTCTTGTATTATTCCCTTAATTAACAAAGGATTATTTATGGAAATTCTTGGGGTTATGTGAAGTTGAAGTTTCGGGAGTTTATTTAAAGTGCTTTGACTTTTGAGAGGCTAAAAGTTGACTTTATTTTTTGTAAGTTATATTCGAAAACTTCCTTCATGAAAGTTGTAGAGTTTGTCGATACGAGTTCGTGGACATGCGGCACGTCTAAAACGGATGTCGCATGAAGAAGTTATGGTCAGAGGAAGTTTGTTTCCGGGTTTGAAAAGAGTATAAGTAGAAAAATGTGTGGGATTTATTTTTGGAAAACCTATAACTGCAGCAGTAGCCAGCTCTCAGTCTCTCTCTCCTCTCTCCCGACCCTCCCACACCCACTTCCTTCTCCGGTCATTTTCTTCCTCATCCAGCCACCTTTTTGGACGCCGCCGGTTCCGTTGGATCCGTACCGACGTCCTCTACATTTCTGGAGCAGTCCCGCCCACTGTCCGGCCGCCTAGAAGCCGCCATGAAGCGGCGGAGCTGCTGCTGTCCCGCCGGAAAACCGGCGATTTCGACGCCGTTTCCGGCCAAGTTTAGGTGAGTCTTGATCCCCTCTTCCTCCTAGTAGTGTCTAGGCATAGATTGAAGCAAGTTTTTGAGGTTTTGAGGCCGATTTTGCAGGTTTTGGAATTGATTTTCTGGTCACGGTTCGGGACGGTTTCCGGCCGGTTCCGACCAAAATTGGTCGAAGTCTCAGGTATGAAAGTTGTTACCCTTGCTTCAAGCTTCAACTTTGCTGTTGGGAGTTTTCTCAAATTCAGAAGTTTGGGGTGGCGCGTGGGGCCCACTCACCGCCACCTGTGGCGGCGTGTGGCAGCGCGTCCGGCTGAGTTGCAGCCCTAGTTTCCTGTGGTTAGGTAGTCCTTACTGTTGTGAGCTTGTTGAGTGGTAGTGTGGCTAGTTTTTAAGAAATGTTGGCATGCTAGGACTTAAGTTTATTGGTGTTGGTTTGGTTGGGTTAGAGTTTAGGTTTTGAAGAGTTGAGGCAGCTCTATTGTGTCGTTGAGTTCAACGACTTTGGGAAGTTGTCCTCCCTTGAGCTAAGGGTTAGTTTAATTCAATACCTTGGTGTCTAAGGTTTTTAATTGTGTGATTTTAGGTGATTTGTGATTTTGTGATTGGCTTGCCTTCGTTGTGTTGGGGGTTTTGCAGCAGGATTTCTAGGTGAGTAAATCTCACCAAGGTTCACTTTTGAACCAAATTTAATTATGGTCATGTGATGATGATAATGATGATGATGTTGGTTTTAATATTATGCCTTTAATTGTTTTTAAAAATATATGAGCTTGATCGCCAACAGCTCAAAGGTAAGGTAAAACAAGTTTTTTTTATGTGCTATTTTGAGATTATGTGATCATGATTTTATTGATTATTTATAGATTATTCTTGTGGAATATATATATTTTGGTCATGTAAATATTTCCATGTGAGAGGATAGAATTAATGATGTGATATTGTGTTGTTGAGGTTAATGTTGTGATATTCTGATTGTTGGATAAATAGTCAAACCAGGTTCCAAGTCTTTAATTAGGTGATTGGTTGCGGTTAAGATGCTATTTATTATTTTTGTATTTGATATTAGACAGTCAAACCGGGTTCCAAGCCTTTGGCCGAGTGATTGGTTGCGGTTAGGAATAGAGCTCTAGTCCGTCTGTCAGTGTAGGTCATGGGAGATACTGTATGGTATATGGGACTCATGGGTACACATAGTGTTGTTGTAGGTCATGAGGGGTATTTTATTAAATATCTGGGACTTATGGGTACTTTTCTTAGGTAATGTGTTGGATGTGTGTTTTTCTTTAATTATGGATCCAATCTCTCTTGTGAAATATTGGATGTGATAAATGTTGTGTTATTTTTGAGTTTACTCAAACAAGCTTTTTAGCTTACCGGGTTTGTTGTTTACAACCCGGTGCACCAATTCTTGGTGTAGGAGTTAGACCTGCAGGTGAGGATCAGCAGGGTTGAGGTGGAGGCTTAGTGGCAGGATTTTTTGTTGGGTTTTGGTTGTTCATTGTATATATTTATTTTTATATATACATTGGGATAGACAATATTAAACTCATGTGAGCGTCTCGTTTTCTTGACTCTTGAGTTTATGTAAACAAGGAAATGTAATATTTAACTCAATATGAAGTTGTGTGTAAATTTTACTTTCCGGATTGAGTTTAGTTTCATTGAAATTTTGTTGAAACATGTTTTGGGATTATATTATTTTAAGGGATATTATGCCAAAATTTTTGAAAATTTCCTTTCGAAAATTGGGGTGTGACATTTGCACGGCCATGAGAGCCGTTGCCTTGTCCCTGAGAACCACGGCCACGATGGGATTGATTCCCACGGCCATAGGGTTCATGTCGATCTTGTCCTTTACGTTTCAGAGCCTTTCTGCTGCGAACGCTATTATAATTGGACTCTGAAATTGTCCGGGTGCCTACATGACGCACATTGTTCTGATCACAGAGCATATTATTCTTTTCTTCCATAAGAAGTGTCATTAAGCCAAATAAAGTTGTGATCCTCCCGGTATTAAACTCGAGCCGATATTGGTTCATAAGGATCTTAGCGGCTTTTGGGAATGTCAAGAAGGTTTTATTGATCATATCTGCATCAAACTTCTTGACTTCGCATGAGCTCAGTTTAGCTTGTAGGCATAACATATCTCTGTTAAAGTCATCGACTCTTTTATAATCGAACAACCGAATCTCATCCCAGCGAGCAAGCAGTGCTGGTAACACTGTTGTATGGATATTGCCGAATCTCTCGGCTAGGGCATCCCACAACTCTTTAGGATCATGCTTTGTCTGATATTGTCGCCACAGTGTGGGGTCGATATGTTTTCTGAGGAACATCAACGCCTGAGATTTTATTCTCTTAGAAGGCGGTTCCTGATTTGGATCGAGGAAGATGGTCTCGGTAAGATCTTTTGCTATGAAAGTCTGCTCAATATCGGAGACCCATCGATGGTGCTCAATACCATGAGCGTCAAGGACGTCAAATTCAATGCCTTTGTCCATCTGCACACAAGAAACCAAGTCATATTAGTTTTCTTTTTTCTGAGACCTGAAAACGGTACTCAAAATACAATGCTAAATTGGTGAAGGTGATCAAACACACTTTCAGATTTAACCTGCAAACACAACCCCTGGTAAACGTCTGAGTCGATCGAACACGACCCAGGAAAATTTGGTAAAGGTGATCAAACACACCTTCAGGTTTAACCTGCAAATAACACAAAGCCAAGCATAGAATGGAGGTGAAGAAGGGGAGAAAGCACTTTATCTCCCCCGAGTTATTTGAACTTCGGAAATTATACCTTTGTTACGTACCTTTGCTTAAACTTGACAAGATATCGGTTTTGCAAAGATGTTGTTGAAGGTAAACCAAAAATCGACGGCAGGGGCCGGATTTCTACTACGGTTGGTGGATGACGGCGGCGGCCGGCAGAGAAGCGGCCGATGACGGAATGCAAGGCAGCCAGGGAGCGGTGGCCAAGGAGCAGTCGGTGGAGCCGAGGGGGCCTGGGGTTTTGGTGAAGAAAAAAAACGGGAACTATTAGCTCAAGGGTTGAGCCACAAACTGATAACGTGATTTAGTGAGAGTTATTTTAGAGATAATCATGAAAGAGAGATATCTTATTCATTGATAGGAGCCCCTTTATATAGAGAATTACAAAGTACCAAACCGGTAAGATAAGGAATACATAATCATATTCTAACTACATATCCTATTGGCATAAGACCAAGGCACATATAAAGAATATTCTAGAACAATATCGAAATTTTAAGGAGGGATCTGGGCCTTCAGGATAAATTAGGGCAAAGTACATCGTTTGTTGTCCACAAGGTCGGTTTACTTCTCAATGTAAAAGAAAGAAACAAAAAAAAAACAAAAACAAAAAAAAAATTTCCTAAACACATGTAAAAACTTTTAGGAACAATACATCAACTTCACATCTGATAATGAAAGTTTCTCAACTTTTAGAAATAACACATCGGTTATCATAACAATCTCGTCATCATTTTCAAAAACGTTGTTTATAACTTATCTGTTAAGTAGCTCGTTTAGTATGTAAGGATTTCTACCTTATGAAACTTTGAATGTTATCTATGGTTGTAATTTCACATTTTAATTTTCAAGATCAATTTGTTTGGGGTTTCACTGGACTTTGAACTTTACAATCAAATCAGCTTCTAGTTTACTTCAGTCTCATACACCTGCACATATTAAAGTTGACATTTTGATCGAAAGTCAAAAGTTTTTGCTTGGCAACTTATTAGAGACAAACTACTCACTATTGATTTATTCTCAAAACACAAAGAACCCCTAAAGCCGCGAGAAAAGCCCTTATTGTCTGGTGGCGATCGATGACATCGTTGGCGTTCGCCACGTTTTTGTAAGGTTTGCTGCCAGACAGGACTCTAATTGCCCTGGGAGGAGGTTTAGAAGACAAGGTTGTCGAACCCATGGCTTTTGGCAAAGATTTGATTATAGGTACTATGGGCTTCATCTCTTGGCGTTGAGGATGGGTTTATGTGTCGGCTTTGAATCGTTGTCGTAGGCTGTTGGAGGTTTGGGGTAGGGTGCTGCAGCGGTGTCTGCCCAAGCGGCGCTGAACCTCAGTGACAACGCTTGTGAGAGCGATTTTAGGGTGGTTTGTTGCGAGACCGGTGGAGACGGTGGTTGTTGTGGACGGCGGCACTACGGAACTGCATTTGTTGCTGTTCAGGCGGCTGGGGGGTGGTGGAGATGGTGTTTGGGGCTTGGGCAAATTCGTTCTTGTTGGGCCTGTGTTGGGCTTCTTCCTCTTCAGGCTGTCTTGAGGCTTGCTAATTAGGGCTAGGGTTTTGCCTTAGTCATTTTAAGTATTTAAACACAATAATTTCCTAGTTTTTGGAACCTAAGCATATGTCGTGCCTCATGTGTCTTGTAGCGGTGTGAGTCTATTTTTTCTACAGTTCTTTTTCTATTTTTCTAGTTTGGACTTTGGCAGATAATTAATCTATTTCCTATGTGATTATAGGCTCATTTGTGTTTTTAAATGAGCGGAATTGTGTAAGGAGGGTATTATCCTAAGTGAATCACTCGATCTATATGCATGATAGTTGATCGATTCATGATGTAACCTCTATTTGCGATTGAGTGAAATATCTTCCACTCAAACAAAAAAAAGCCAACGTTTATTCTCAATTTATTCATGATCGTTCTTATCATCCTATCACATTCATTTAGAAATTGTGGTCTATTTATTTTTTTGTGTCCTTTTATTGTTGCTATTTGGATTCACTCTAGTATATCCTTTGATTCTAGTTATTGCAATAATAAATTTATTTCCCTTCCGCTCCAGAAATCAAGAAAAAAAAAATCCCAACTCGATACAGTTATACCCAAAAACTCAAATTCTTCATAGTTCTTCTCCTGCAAAATAGCCAGAAAAACTAGTCCGGTCTTGCGCCAAATCGCATTCCTGACATGATGCAAATCCGTACCTTTGACAGTCCTTCCGCCACCGAAAACGTGGTCGTCGCCGACACTCTCAACTCCCTCGTCACTAGCTCATGCGGCGGGAGCGCATCTCCTCCTCCCAACCCTTGTCATCGTCATCTACCACGTTAGCAAGATCGTCGAGGTTTCTGCCTCGTTGCATCATCAACGCCTTGGATAGCATCGGTACCTTCGTCGGCGCCGAGTGTTGCTGGAACCTTATGGAAGGCACCGATTGACCCCGCCACCGTCAGAGGGTTGACTCTGTGCAGATGGCCTTGGAATCGAAGGGATGGGCTTGGAAGGGGAGGAGAGTGAGGGTTTGCGGTAGAGGACTTGGGTCACGCAATCGGACTTTAGTATGATTGCAAGGATTCCAGACTTTTGGGGGCGGGTGAAGCTGACGCGGTGGTTGGTGGTGGTGGTGATCGAAGGAGACGTCGCCGCACTCCACCCATAACAGGCGGCGTACACTAGGTTGAAATTAGGGTTGGATAGGGAATAGAGATTTTGATTTTAGGGGTGGTGTCGATGGTTATTGTAACGTGAGAGAGTGGGTGTGAGTTTGGCAAATATGGAGAGCTTGGAGGGCTGGCCATGGCCGGAGGTGCAGAGAAGCACGAGGAAAGATTGAGAGGCAATGAAGAAGAAAAAAGAAAAAAAGAGAAAAAAAATATAGAGATAAAAAGTTATTGTGATAAGGGGTAGTTTGGATTTTTTATCTAAATTAATGATTAAAAATTAGACATGGGTCCCTTGTGTTTTCTTAAGCCGGATGATGACGTCATTATTAGACCAAATTTGAAAATTTTCTCTGTTTTAATGGATTTTGAGAGTTTATGGGTACACGTGATGGAAAAAAAAAGAATGAAAGGCACAACTGATGAGTGACCTAAAGTTCAAAGTAGCACACTAAATTTAATCATTTTTCATAATAAAAAAAAAATGAAAGAGTATATATAGATACTTTGAGAATATAAATTGAGAAATTAATATTGTTAAAAGTTTCATTCATTTGAATTTTAAACATTATTTATTTTTATTTTTATGTATTTTATCAATTATTAATATTTATATATATTTAATTAATTAATTATTACTTTATATATTTGTTGGGACATAAAGAGAGTTTAAAAATATTATTCTCTTATCTATTTAGCGAGGTTTATAGGAATAAACGCTGATTTTAAGTCAGGACCAGAAAAATTTATTAGTTAATCGAGATTATTCATTTATCGAGATTTTATTCTGTGTGTGTATATATATATATATATATTTTTTTTTTTTTTTAACATTTCCTTTGCATTTTGTATTCGAGAAAGATCGTATGAGATCATTGAGATGTCTTAATCGGAATCAAGAGATTAGCGTTGTCGGTGTGCGCGGACTAAATAGAAAAGAAAGAAAAAAGAAAAGGAGAGTTGTCGCCCTAGTAAGCGTCTGTGGTGGTTGGCCGCCGTTCACCAAGTGGTACAGGTACTTGATTTGATTGCATGACGAGTTGAGAAGATGGAAGGCGATGCTGGATTGTCGACAGAGAATGCGAAAGAAGCGCAGCAGCAGGGGGCGTCCTACACTTATTGGGTGAGGCAGGTGACGGAGGAAGCGGCACCTCCCCCGGTTCCCAGAAAGCTCTCATCTCAGGATATTCTCTCCTCCCAATCTCAGCCTGCCACCCTTGGATCTCTCTGGAATCGAGTATTCTTCTTTTTCTCTTTCTCGATCGATCTCTAAATCTTAGATTCACTTTTCATCAGTCTAACATAACATATATGTTCCTATATATTTAGGCCGGAACTTGGGAGGAGAAGAATGTCAATAAATGGGCGACGGACAGAATAAAGGTACATAAACATCCCCTACGCATTTTGAGACATCTGATATTTCTGTATTTGTCTCAAAATTATGATTGCTGTAGCTTTGAAATTAAATGATTAGCTCTTTTGCAGGAGTTGCTTGTATCAGTGGGTTCCGTGGAGTTCCCAGGTGGCAATGCAGAAATATCAGATGTCTCAAAATGCGTAGGGGATGTGCGTCTTCAATTTTGTTATTGCCCACTTTTATTCTGTTATTGTTATTGTATGCCAAATTCCATTAAGTTTTTTCTTGTTTTTTTTTTTTTGAGAATTGCCAATTCCATCTCTGAGAAAGCTGATTCTAGGAATTTCTGTTCTTCCCTAAATCATATTTGTTGTTCTTAGTCAATAGTCAATAGTCATGCCCACTAGTTTCACCGGTTCCGTTTTGTTTTTCTTGTTTTAATAACACTTTCCCCATGTATGGGTGTGACTAAATCTCAAATCTTTGTCATGTTTCATTCCTTAATTATGTTCAGTTGAGACTAGATGTTATTATCCTGTTGAGTCTGGTGATTCAGTAATAGCCGAATGACTCATCATCCCTCATGAGTTGATCTTTACTGAGTGATCAGGCATTCTTGGTGACTGTGCGAAACAAGAAGCGCGTTGGCTACACCTATGAACTAACCCTGAAATTCAAAGGTAATTGGCTGCATTGTATAAATGGTTCTTTCCTTCTTTCTCTATGGTGTATCTGAAATTTATATAACCAGGGGAATGGATCATCGGAGAGGAGAAAAAGATGGTCAAGGGCCAGATAGACATCCCAGAGTTTTCTTTTGGTGAGCTAGATGACTTACAGGTATTTGATACTCCTCTTTCAAGCTACAGAGAAGCATATGATGGAAAAATGATGGGGGAATAAGATTGTTTTACGGGAAAACTCTATTTATGCCTTATAGACCTCAGCATGCAATGATGTGTGGTTGGTTTTAGAAAAATTCAAATTGAAGATCAGAGGGTATACTATTCCAATAATTTCAGTTGACCTTGGCGACTGACTTATATCAAGTAGAAATCAGGTGCTTCAAACATGGAAGAAATGGTGCAAAATGCTCTAAAACAACAATATTTATATACTAACATATTTCTAGATAGCACATCAGCAATATTCTTTATTTTATTTTGATCATTTCCCTCTAACAATTGAGATATCATTTTTTTTAACACCAGTAAACCTTCAGACAAAAAAACACCAATAAATCTACTCAGCTTCTAGTTTAGCTCAATTTACACTTATACCCTATGATGGTGCTTGAATGTGTCAAAAGTTTTTGTAGTTGTGGTAGTCGTACTGGAACTTGGAAATATGTAAGCAGAAAACACTTGTTTAAGTTGTCTTATACATATATAGACACACACACACAGGGTCCGGTTCAAGGGCCACTGCATTTTACATAATATTTTACACTCTTTTTAAGCCTTTGGATTTTAATGTATTCAATTGTCCGGATTAAGTGTGAGAATGACATGGCATAAATAAATAAAAGTGATAATTTTGGAACCAAAATAACGATTTTCCTATTATGAAATAAAAGATTAAAAACAAATAACAGACGATAAAAAAGAAACGAAACACAAGAACAAAAACACAAACACAATCAGAACACCAGATTCATTCCCATCACCTTCCCCAATTTCCAGATATTAAAATTCATATTCAGGATGCATGATATGTGAACCGCCCAACACAAGTTTTTTCTATCGTGGATATTGAATTATTGAGAACTTCATTATCACCATATAAGAAAGAAAACTAGGGACATGATTCCCAGGTTTCTACCCCATAAGAGCTGAGGGGAAGTTATGAGAAGCATAGGTAAAATGATATTTCATTTGCACATAGACAATTGGTCTCTTCTGTTAAACCGCACACAACATAATTGCATACAACTTTTGTCTATCATATTCAATGAATGTCATGTGCATTTGAATAGAAGAGAACAAATATATGAGGATCAATTGAATAAGAGATAGAGATTTAATCACAATTGAAGGAGATATGATAATCATACTCAACAGGGGTCTGAGAAAATACAAGATCGGGAAGTTGAATAAAGGGTTTAAAACCCTGAGGAATGAATTTAAATTGAGTTTACAACATGAAGATGACCACCATGGATCTTTTTTTGTTGTTGGCGTTATTGCTATTGTTCTGAGTCTTGGATCGTGTTCTTCAATTCTTATTCTTCTAATTCTTCTAATTCCTAATTTTATGTACTTTTATATATTACTCTTTATAAAAAAAATCTTAACTTATTTCATTTATTTATTTAGTTAAGACTATATTAAATGCAATATCATTCTCACATTTAATTTGAACCATTGATTGCATTAAAATCCAAAGGCTTAAAAAGAGTGTAAAAAGTTGTGTAAAATTGTGTAGCCATTGAACCGGACCCTACACGTACACTATATATGCATATTACCCTACACGTACACTATATATGCATATTGTATTCAAGTCCATTGACATGTCCTTAATTATGAACTTGCAAAATTTAGCTGCAGTCAAGTAACCGGAACTCTATTCCTATCAATTGACTTGTGATTATTTAACTTTTTATGTGATTATGATTTGTTGATTTATCTTCATATTTCCACAATATATTGTTGCTAACAATATGCATTCTGTTTTTTGTCCTTCGCAAAATGTAGATGGAAGTGAGGTTGGGTGAAACGAAGGATCTTCTGCATCAAGATAAGTTGCAAATTAGCCAAAATTTGAAGCTGTTTTTGCAGCCTGTTCGTGAGAAATTACTTCAATTTGAACAGGAACTAAAAGACAGATAGAACTGGGATAGCTTCAATTTGGTCAAAAAAAAGTTGCGAAGGCTTTATTATATTTGACACAAATTTTATTCTGCGTTCATTTGTTAACACTCTTTCCAATGCATGTAATGGAAAGTGGGGGATGTTGGCAAATCCTTCCCATAATGTTTAGAACTTATTCGAGACAAGTGTAGACAGTGATACATGTATTCTGTTCAGTGGCATGAATTTTAAATTTGTGATGAGCTATCCGCTAGGATATGCAGTAATGATCATCTGTAGAACGGTAGAAGCCTGTCTCGATATGCGGCAGTTGTACAATATCGGATTTTGGATTTCAATTATGGACACAAAAAACATCACTGGCGAGCAATTGAAATCCCATACAAACAAGCAGTTGCTGCTTCAAAGTCCATTCAAAGGAGTAATGCCCTTACATTCTACAAATCTACAAATTGAACGTGCATCTAACAAACCTAGGCCAAATAATAAGGAAATGGAAATGAGAACTGCCCAGCAAGTAAGAATGCCAATACAGAATGCTGCTAATTCTATAGGTGAAAACAAGAACTTGTGTGGCTATCTAGGTCATTAAACTTTCAATAAAAAGTCGTACAAAGATGCAAATCCGGAACAAGTGACCGAGTAAAACCAAATTAGTCCAAAATCTTATGCTGTCCTTATGTGAACTTGGATTGGTGCAAGTATCATGCCAGAGAGGATTAATTTTGTGTGCTCAGACCATCTACTTGTCAATGTTCTTTCTTTTCCGTGACCCACTTAGGGCAGCCTTAGCTTTTGCCCATTCATTCAACGAAGCGGCACTTCTCACAAATGAGCAGGTTTTACCTTTGTTAACATTTCCTGTAGAAGCTTGTTTTGGTGTGGCATCACATGTTTTTCCCTGGTCTGGAGCACAAGCACTGTCATTGTCTGCACTAATCTGTTGATTCTGTTTAGGAATACTGTGTGGTAATCTACCCCCCTCCTTTCCAATAATCCCCAAAGAGGATTCACCTCTAGTGAGGTTATCTTGCTTTACTGTTTCCTTGAGCTTGCTGCCAAAAGAGCTCATGACATCTC
This genomic interval carries:
- the LOC101313598 gene encoding uncharacterized protein LOC101313598, with translation MEGDAGLSTENAKEAQQQGASYTYWVRQVTEEAAPPPVPRKLSSQDILSSQSQPATLGSLWNRAGTWEEKNVNKWATDRIKELLVSVGSVEFPGGNAEISDVSKCVGDAFLVTVRNKKRVGYTYELTLKFKGEWIIGEEKKMVKGQIDIPEFSFGELDDLQMEVRLGETKDLLHQDKLQISQNLKLFLQPVREKLLQFEQELKDR